A genomic stretch from Zeimonas sediminis includes:
- a CDS encoding KpsF/GutQ family sugar-phosphate isomerase: MNEIVASPQRLVAQAREVLRIEAEAVARLAERVGEPFARACALILACPGRVVVSGMGKSGHVARKTAATLASTGTPAFFVHPAEASHGDLGMVTRDDVFIAMSNSGATEELLTIVPIVKRQGAKLVAITGNPDSALARLADVHLDAGVEREACPLNLAPTASTTAALALGDALAVALLDARGFGPMDFARSHPGGSLGRRLLTRVADVMRTGAALPQVPTGSRLVDAILEITRKRMGMTAVVGADGRMAGIFTDGDLRRLLEQGREVQGLTVDEVMTRSPRTIGSQALAAEAVRLMEEHRISQLLVVDDDRLVGAIGIHDLLAARVV; this comes from the coding sequence ATGAACGAGATCGTAGCGAGCCCGCAGCGGCTGGTCGCGCAGGCCCGCGAGGTGCTGCGGATCGAGGCCGAGGCCGTTGCGCGGCTCGCCGAGCGCGTCGGCGAGCCGTTCGCCCGGGCCTGCGCATTGATCCTGGCCTGCCCCGGCCGGGTCGTCGTCAGCGGCATGGGCAAGTCCGGCCACGTGGCCCGCAAGACCGCGGCCACGCTGGCCTCGACCGGCACCCCGGCCTTCTTCGTGCACCCTGCCGAGGCCAGCCACGGCGACCTCGGCATGGTCACCCGCGACGACGTCTTCATCGCGATGTCGAATTCCGGCGCCACCGAGGAATTGCTGACGATCGTGCCGATCGTCAAGCGGCAGGGCGCGAAGCTGGTCGCGATCACCGGCAACCCCGATTCCGCGCTGGCGAGGCTGGCCGACGTCCACCTCGACGCCGGCGTCGAGCGCGAGGCCTGCCCGCTGAACCTGGCGCCGACCGCCAGCACGACCGCGGCGCTGGCGCTCGGCGACGCGCTGGCCGTGGCCCTGCTCGACGCGCGCGGCTTCGGCCCGATGGACTTCGCGCGCTCGCACCCGGGCGGCTCGCTCGGCCGCCGGCTGCTCACGCGCGTGGCCGACGTGATGCGCACCGGCGCCGCGCTGCCGCAGGTGCCGACCGGCTCGCGGCTGGTCGACGCGATCCTCGAGATCACCCGCAAGCGCATGGGAATGACCGCAGTGGTCGGCGCCGACGGGCGGATGGCCGGCATCTTCACCGACGGCGACCTGAGGCGGCTGCTCGAGCAGGGCCGCGAGGTCCAGGGCCTGACGGTCGACGAAGTCATGACGCGCTCGCCGCGCACGATCGGCAGCCAGGCGCTGGCGGCCGAAGCGGTGCGCCTGATGGAAGAGCACCGGATCAGCCAGCTGCTGGTCGTCGACGACGACAGGCTCGTCGGCGCCATCGGCATCCACGACCTGCTGGCCGCCCGGGTCGTCTGA
- a CDS encoding ABC transporter ATP-binding protein: MSGSTLPGFPVLDRDFLVLDRIRFGYREREIIKDVSLRFQRGKVVAMIGGSGCGKTTILRLIGGQLRPQQGSVLFDGQDVHKLDRDGLFALRRRMGMLYQFGALFTDLNAFDNVAFPLREHTDLPESMIHDLVLMKLEAVGLRGAAQFGISQLSGGMARRVALARAIALDPPLIMYDEPFAGLDPVALATVANLIRRLGESLNCASILVSHDIKDVFAIADYVYLLAAGRVAAEGTPDELRVSDDPNVRQFLEGDIDGPIAFHYQAPPLAEDLGLKR; the protein is encoded by the coding sequence ATGTCGGGTTCGACTCTTCCTGGATTCCCCGTCTTGGACCGCGATTTCCTCGTTCTCGACCGGATCCGCTTCGGTTACCGCGAACGCGAGATCATCAAGGACGTCTCGCTGCGCTTCCAGCGCGGCAAGGTCGTCGCGATGATCGGCGGATCGGGCTGCGGAAAGACCACGATCCTGCGGCTGATCGGCGGCCAGTTGCGCCCGCAGCAGGGCAGCGTTCTGTTCGACGGCCAGGACGTCCACAAGCTCGACCGCGACGGCCTGTTCGCGCTCCGGCGGCGCATGGGCATGCTCTACCAGTTCGGCGCGCTGTTCACCGACCTCAACGCGTTCGACAACGTCGCCTTCCCGCTGCGCGAGCACACCGACCTGCCCGAGAGCATGATCCACGACCTGGTGCTGATGAAGCTCGAGGCGGTCGGGCTGCGCGGCGCGGCGCAGTTCGGGATATCGCAGCTGTCGGGCGGCATGGCGCGCCGGGTCGCGCTGGCGCGCGCGATCGCGCTGGACCCGCCGCTGATCATGTACGACGAGCCCTTCGCCGGCCTCGACCCGGTCGCGCTGGCCACCGTCGCCAACCTGATCCGCAGGCTCGGCGAGTCGCTGAACTGCGCGTCCATCCTGGTGTCGCACGACATCAAGGACGTCTTCGCGATCGCCGACTACGTGTACCTGCTGGCCGCGGGCCGCGTGGCCGCCGAGGGCACGCCGGACGAGCTGCGGGTTTCCGACGACCCGAACGTGCGGCAGTTCCTCGAGGGCGACATCGACGGGCCGATCGCCTTCCACTACCAGGCGCCGCCGCTCGCCGAGGACCTGGGGCTGAAGCGATGA
- the mlaE gene encoding lipid asymmetry maintenance ABC transporter permease subunit MlaE, with translation MTRSILSPLRMLVDFVVAVGQGTRFFLRLCGLGLLSLRRARLVVDQVHFIGNYSLSIILVSGLLIGFVLGLQGYYTLRRYGSEEALGLLVTLSLVRELGPVVTALLFAGRAGTSLTAEVGLMKAGEQLDAMEMMAVDPVARVLAPRFLAAVFCMPLLAALFSALGVLGGYLVGVEMIGVDAGAFWSQMQDGVDWLDDVGNGVVKSVVFGFTVAFVALFVGYKAQATPEGVARATTTTVVAASLAILALDFIMTALMFNTN, from the coding sequence ATGACGCGATCGATCCTCTCCCCGCTGCGCATGCTGGTCGACTTCGTCGTCGCGGTCGGGCAGGGAACCCGTTTCTTCCTGCGGCTTTGCGGGCTCGGCCTGCTCTCGCTGCGCCGCGCGCGGCTGGTGGTCGACCAGGTCCACTTCATCGGCAACTACTCGCTGTCGATCATCCTGGTGTCCGGCCTGCTGATCGGTTTCGTGCTGGGCCTGCAGGGCTATTACACGCTGCGCCGCTACGGCTCGGAAGAGGCGCTGGGCCTGCTGGTCACGCTGTCGCTGGTGCGCGAGCTCGGCCCGGTCGTGACCGCGCTGCTCTTCGCGGGACGCGCGGGCACCTCGCTGACCGCCGAGGTCGGGCTGATGAAGGCCGGCGAGCAACTCGACGCGATGGAGATGATGGCCGTCGATCCGGTCGCCCGGGTGCTCGCCCCGCGTTTCCTGGCCGCGGTGTTCTGCATGCCGCTGCTCGCGGCGCTGTTCTCGGCGCTGGGCGTGCTCGGCGGCTACCTAGTCGGCGTCGAGATGATCGGCGTCGATGCCGGCGCCTTCTGGTCGCAGATGCAGGACGGCGTCGACTGGCTCGACGATGTCGGCAACGGCGTGGTCAAGAGCGTCGTGTTCGGGTTCACCGTGGCCTTCGTCGCGCTGTTCGTCGGTTACAAGGCGCAGGCCACCCCGGAAGGCGTCGCGAGGGCCACCACGACGACCGTGGTCGCGGCGTCGCTCGCCATTCTCGCGCTCGACTTCATCATGACCGCGCTGATGTTCAACACCAACTGA
- the mlaD gene encoding outer membrane lipid asymmetry maintenance protein MlaD, which translates to MKRSGVDLLVGLFVLLGFAALVFLALRAGNMSSAVGLGPTYEATAQFDNIGGLKPRAAVRSAGVVVGRVASIRFDDQSYRATVVLALDSRYQFPKDSSVKILTSGLLGEQYIGLEPGGDTEMLAAGDTIKLTQSAVVLENLIGQFLYGKAAEGGK; encoded by the coding sequence ATGAAACGCTCGGGAGTCGACCTGCTGGTCGGCCTGTTCGTGCTGCTGGGTTTCGCGGCGCTGGTCTTCCTGGCCCTGCGCGCGGGCAACATGAGCAGCGCGGTGGGGCTGGGGCCGACCTACGAGGCCACCGCCCAGTTCGACAACATCGGCGGGCTCAAGCCGCGGGCCGCGGTGCGCAGCGCCGGCGTCGTCGTCGGGCGGGTCGCGTCGATCCGTTTCGACGACCAGTCCTACCGGGCGACCGTGGTGCTCGCGCTCGACAGCCGCTACCAGTTCCCGAAGGACAGCTCGGTGAAGATCCTCACCTCGGGCCTGCTGGGCGAGCAGTACATCGGGCTCGAGCCCGGCGGCGACACCGAGATGCTGGCGGCCGGCGACACGATCAAGCTGACCCAGTCCGCCGTGGTGCTCGAGAACCTGATCGGCCAGTTCCTGTACGGCAAGGCCGCGGAGGGCGGCAAGTGA
- a CDS encoding VacJ family lipoprotein, which translates to MILPRRGPAAGLRALALAAALSALAGCASAPAGGGTGGEAGAAARPADPVARIDPLEPLNRSIYAFNDAVDRAVLKPAAKGYEAAVPRTFRDMTGNFFGNLADLWTAVNQLLQGKPAEAFSDLSRVAINTTFGFGGLADVASEMGLEKHDEDLGQTLGAWGVPPGPYLVLPFLGPSSFRDAPARAVDMVADPLDELGSRGQANNLWLTRLIDGRARLFPAERVLEGAALDKYSFTRDAWLQRRRNQVYDGNPPLEEEEELPQ; encoded by the coding sequence GTGATCCTGCCCCGGCGCGGACCGGCCGCCGGCCTGCGCGCGCTCGCGCTGGCCGCGGCGCTGTCGGCGCTGGCCGGCTGCGCGTCGGCGCCGGCCGGGGGCGGAACGGGCGGCGAGGCTGGCGCGGCCGCGCGGCCGGCCGACCCGGTCGCCAGGATCGATCCGCTCGAGCCGCTGAACCGGTCGATTTATGCGTTCAACGACGCGGTCGATCGCGCGGTGCTCAAGCCGGCCGCCAAGGGCTACGAGGCCGCGGTGCCGCGCACCTTCCGCGACATGACCGGCAACTTCTTCGGCAACCTGGCCGACCTCTGGACGGCGGTCAACCAGCTGCTGCAGGGCAAGCCCGCCGAGGCCTTCTCCGATCTGTCGCGCGTGGCGATCAACACCACCTTCGGATTCGGCGGGCTGGCCGACGTCGCCAGCGAGATGGGGCTCGAGAAGCACGACGAGGACCTCGGCCAGACGCTCGGCGCCTGGGGCGTGCCGCCGGGCCCCTACCTGGTACTGCCCTTCCTCGGCCCGTCGAGCTTTCGCGACGCGCCGGCGCGGGCGGTCGACATGGTGGCCGACCCGCTCGACGAACTGGGATCGCGCGGCCAGGCCAACAATCTCTGGCTGACCCGCCTGATCGACGGCCGCGCCCGGCTTTTCCCGGCAGAGCGCGTGCTCGAGGGCGCGGCGCTCGACAAGTACAGCTTCACCCGCGACGCCTGGCTTCAGCGCAGGCGCAACCAGGTCTACGACGGCAACCCGCCCCTCGAAGAAGAGGAAGAGCTGCCGCAGTGA
- a CDS encoding MlaC/ttg2D family ABC transporter substrate-binding protein: MLYRKFLSLLAIVATAFAGFGAAPALASGTPDALIQKLGTEMIERIKADKAIQGGDFDKLSALVDELVMPHVNFQRMTALAAGRWWRQATPEQQQQLMTEFRTMLLRTYSGALAAVEDQSIRMKPMRAAADASDVIVRSEIVQPRGEPIQLDYRMHKVDAAWKIYDVNVLGVWLVETYRTQFGQEASRSGVDGLIKSLADKNREFAPGKKS; the protein is encoded by the coding sequence ATGCTGTACCGCAAATTCCTCTCCCTGCTGGCCATCGTCGCGACCGCCTTCGCGGGGTTCGGCGCCGCCCCGGCGCTCGCGTCCGGCACGCCCGACGCGCTGATCCAGAAGCTGGGCACCGAGATGATCGAGCGCATCAAGGCCGACAAGGCGATCCAGGGCGGCGACTTCGACAAGCTGTCCGCGCTGGTCGACGAGCTGGTGATGCCGCACGTGAACTTCCAGCGCATGACGGCGCTCGCCGCCGGCCGCTGGTGGCGGCAGGCCACGCCCGAGCAGCAGCAGCAGCTGATGACCGAGTTCCGCACGATGCTGCTGCGCACCTACTCGGGCGCGCTGGCCGCGGTCGAGGACCAGTCGATCCGGATGAAGCCGATGCGGGCGGCGGCCGACGCGAGCGACGTGATCGTGCGCAGCGAGATCGTCCAGCCGCGCGGCGAGCCGATCCAGCTCGACTACCGGATGCACAAGGTCGACGCCGCCTGGAAGATCTACGACGTCAACGTGCTTGGCGTCTGGCTGGTCGAGACCTACCGCACGCAGTTCGGCCAGGAGGCCTCGCGCTCGGGCGTCGACGGCCTGATCAAGAGCCTCGCCGACAAGAACCGCGAGTTCGCGCCGGGCAAGAAGTCCTGA
- a CDS encoding STAS domain-containing protein — protein MPAYRFPVEVDHRVANEVLAAAQGQAGPERVYDLSGCERFDSSLVAVLLELARQAQRSGDSFRFDGASEKMLRLAGLYGVGTILFGDRALRNVRPVVPHPPPSTPGAAA, from the coding sequence ATGCCGGCCTACCGCTTCCCCGTCGAAGTCGACCACCGGGTCGCCAACGAGGTGCTGGCCGCCGCGCAGGGGCAGGCGGGGCCCGAGCGCGTCTACGACCTGTCGGGCTGCGAGCGCTTCGACTCTTCGCTGGTCGCGGTGCTGCTCGAGCTCGCGCGCCAGGCGCAGCGCTCGGGCGATTCGTTCCGCTTCGACGGCGCCAGCGAGAAGATGCTCAGGCTCGCCGGTCTGTACGGCGTCGGGACCATCCTCTTCGGTGACCGGGCGCTCAGGAACGTTCGCCCCGTCGTGCCGCACCCGCCTCCCTCGACCCCGGGGGCCGCGGCATGA
- a CDS encoding ABC transporter ATP-binding protein: protein MSAAIEISSVVKRYGSFEALRGVSLSIGQGEFFGLLGPNGAGKTTLISIVAGLSRPDSGEVRIMGHDVSGDFRAARRALGVVPQELVFDPFFTVRETLRITSGYYGIRRNDDWIDEILAHLDLSAKADSNMRALSGGMKRRVLVAQALVHRPPVIVLDEPTAGVDVELRQTLWQFIRRLNREGHTIVLTTHYLEEAQELCGRIAMLKQGQVVALDETSALLRRFAGGRLRLALSGAPLPVALEPLRLDESAEGAAPAAAQAAPGAAQRAALRVDDYAAIEGILAALREGGCRIDEMELQHADLEDVFVQIMKDNR, encoded by the coding sequence ATGAGCGCCGCCATCGAGATCTCCTCGGTCGTCAAGCGCTACGGCAGCTTCGAGGCGCTGCGCGGTGTCTCGCTGTCGATCGGCCAGGGCGAGTTCTTCGGCCTGCTAGGCCCGAACGGCGCCGGCAAGACGACCCTGATCTCGATCGTGGCGGGCCTGAGCCGCCCCGATTCGGGCGAGGTGCGGATCATGGGCCACGACGTGTCGGGCGACTTCCGCGCCGCCAGGCGCGCGCTCGGCGTGGTGCCGCAGGAGCTCGTCTTCGATCCGTTCTTCACCGTCCGCGAGACGCTGCGCATCACGTCGGGCTACTACGGCATCCGCCGCAACGACGACTGGATCGACGAGATCCTCGCCCACCTCGACCTGAGCGCGAAGGCCGACTCCAACATGCGGGCGCTGTCGGGCGGCATGAAGCGCCGGGTGCTGGTCGCGCAGGCGCTGGTGCACCGGCCGCCGGTCATCGTGCTCGACGAGCCGACCGCCGGCGTCGACGTCGAGCTGCGCCAGACGCTGTGGCAGTTCATCAGGCGCCTGAACCGCGAGGGCCACACGATCGTGCTGACCACGCACTACCTCGAGGAGGCGCAGGAGCTCTGCGGGCGGATCGCGATGCTCAAGCAGGGGCAGGTGGTCGCGCTCGACGAGACCAGCGCGCTGCTGCGCCGCTTCGCCGGCGGCCGGCTCCGGCTCGCGCTGTCGGGCGCGCCGCTGCCGGTTGCGCTCGAGCCGCTGCGCCTCGACGAGTCCGCCGAGGGCGCGGCGCCTGCCGCCGCGCAGGCCGCGCCGGGCGCGGCGCAGCGCGCGGCGCTGCGGGTCGACGACTACGCCGCGATCGAGGGCATCCTCGCCGCGCTGCGCGAGGGCGGCTGCCGGATCGACGAGATGGAGCTGCAGCACGCCGACCTGGAAGACGTCTTCGTCCAGATCATGAAAGACAACCGCTGA
- a CDS encoding ABC transporter permease, whose protein sequence is MSTERFSLAGFATLFRKELLRFVKVSFQTIASPVLTSMLYLLIFGHVLEDRVQVFDGVGYTSFLIPGLVMMSVLQNSFANTSSSLIQSKITGNIVFVLLPPLSHLEIFSAYVLAAMVRGMVVGLGVFVITAWFADLSFAAPGWILLFALLGSAILGTMGLVGGIWADKFDQIAAFQNFIVMPLTFLAGVFYSVKSLPGFWQTVSHLNPFFYMVDGFRYGFFGVSDVPPGVSFAIVAVTFAAVAALALHLLRSGYKLRH, encoded by the coding sequence ATGTCCACGGAACGCTTCTCCCTGGCCGGCTTCGCGACGCTGTTCCGCAAGGAGCTGCTTCGCTTCGTCAAGGTCAGCTTCCAGACGATCGCCTCGCCGGTCCTCACCTCGATGCTGTACCTGCTGATCTTCGGCCACGTGCTCGAGGACCGGGTGCAGGTATTCGACGGCGTCGGCTACACCTCGTTCCTGATCCCCGGCCTGGTGATGATGTCGGTGCTGCAGAACTCCTTCGCCAACACCTCGTCGTCGCTGATCCAGAGCAAGATCACCGGCAACATCGTGTTCGTGCTGCTGCCTCCGCTGTCGCACCTGGAGATCTTCTCGGCCTACGTGCTGGCCGCGATGGTGCGCGGCATGGTCGTCGGGCTCGGCGTGTTCGTCATCACCGCATGGTTCGCCGACCTGAGCTTCGCCGCGCCCGGCTGGATCCTGCTGTTCGCGCTGCTGGGCAGCGCGATCCTCGGTACAATGGGCCTGGTGGGCGGCATATGGGCCGACAAGTTCGACCAGATCGCCGCCTTCCAGAACTTCATCGTGATGCCGCTCACCTTCCTGGCCGGCGTCTTCTACTCGGTGAAGTCGCTGCCCGGGTTCTGGCAGACGGTCTCGCACCTGAACCCCTTCTTCTACATGGTCGACGGCTTTCGCTACGGTTTCTTCGGCGTGTCCGACGTGCCGCCCGGCGTCAGCTTCGCGATCGTGGCCGTCACGTTCGCAGCGGTGGCGGCGCTGGCGCTGCACCTGCTGCGCTCGGGCTACAAGCTGCGGCACTGA
- a CDS encoding BolA family protein, whose amino-acid sequence MPTPEDIRGWIAAGLDCERLEVSGDGRHFEALIVSPLFEGKRPVQRHQLVYRALGDRMREEVHALSMKTLTPEEYARGG is encoded by the coding sequence ATGCCGACTCCCGAAGACATCCGCGGCTGGATCGCCGCCGGACTCGACTGCGAACGACTCGAAGTCAGCGGCGACGGCCGCCACTTCGAGGCGCTCATCGTCTCGCCCCTCTTCGAGGGCAAGCGGCCGGTGCAGCGCCACCAGCTCGTCTATCGCGCGCTGGGCGACCGGATGCGCGAGGAGGTCCACGCGCTGTCGATGAAGACGCTGACCCCCGAAGAGTACGCGCGGGGCGGCTGA
- the murA gene encoding UDP-N-acetylglucosamine 1-carboxyvinyltransferase, with protein sequence MDRLRITGGLPLRGEVPVSGAKNAALPILCSALLVADTLELGNVPRLHDVATTLKLLGLMGARCERDGDRVAIDASAVATPEAPYELVRTMRASILVLGPLLARFGEARVALPGGCAIGQRPVDQHIKGLQAMGAQIAIEHGDVVARAPRLKGARIVTDMVTVTGTENLMMAATLADGETVIENAAREPEVVDLANALVAMGARIDGAGTDRIAIRGVEKLHGGSHRVMADRIEAGTFLCAAAATGGEIVLTGAEPDTMDATLEKLREAGARVECGPGTIRLRMDRRPRAVNLRTAPYPGFATDMQAQFMAVNCIAEGTGVVTETIFENRFMHVLELQRLGADITIEGNTAVVRGVRGLSGASVMATDLRASAGLVIAGLVADGETIVDRIYHLDRGYERMEDKLVALGARIERLK encoded by the coding sequence ATGGACCGCCTGCGAATCACCGGCGGCCTGCCGCTGCGCGGCGAGGTGCCGGTGTCCGGCGCCAAGAACGCCGCGCTGCCGATCCTGTGCTCGGCGCTGCTGGTCGCCGACACGCTCGAGCTCGGCAACGTGCCGCGCCTGCACGACGTGGCCACCACGCTGAAGCTGCTGGGCCTGATGGGCGCCCGCTGCGAGCGCGACGGCGACCGGGTGGCGATCGACGCGTCTGCGGTGGCCACGCCCGAGGCGCCCTACGAGCTGGTGCGCACGATGCGCGCGTCGATCCTGGTGCTGGGCCCGCTGCTGGCCCGGTTCGGCGAGGCCAGGGTGGCGCTGCCCGGCGGCTGCGCGATCGGCCAGCGGCCGGTGGACCAGCACATCAAGGGCCTGCAGGCGATGGGCGCGCAGATCGCGATCGAGCACGGCGACGTCGTCGCGCGGGCCCCGCGGCTGAAGGGCGCGCGGATCGTCACCGACATGGTCACGGTCACCGGCACCGAGAACCTGATGATGGCCGCCACGCTGGCCGACGGCGAGACGGTCATCGAGAACGCGGCGCGCGAGCCCGAGGTCGTCGACCTTGCCAATGCGCTGGTCGCGATGGGCGCGCGGATCGACGGGGCCGGCACCGACCGGATCGCGATCCGCGGCGTCGAGAAGCTGCACGGCGGCTCGCACCGCGTCATGGCCGACCGGATCGAGGCCGGGACCTTCCTGTGCGCGGCGGCCGCGACCGGTGGCGAGATCGTGCTGACCGGCGCCGAGCCAGACACGATGGACGCGACGCTCGAGAAGCTTCGCGAAGCCGGCGCGCGGGTCGAGTGCGGGCCCGGCACGATCCGGCTGCGAATGGACCGCCGCCCGCGCGCGGTCAACCTGCGCACCGCGCCGTATCCGGGCTTCGCCACCGACATGCAGGCGCAGTTCATGGCGGTGAACTGCATCGCCGAGGGAACCGGGGTCGTCACCGAGACGATCTTCGAGAACCGCTTCATGCACGTGCTGGAGCTGCAGCGCCTGGGCGCCGACATCACGATCGAGGGCAACACCGCGGTCGTTCGCGGCGTTCGCGGCCTGTCGGGCGCCTCGGTCATGGCGACCGACCTGCGCGCGTCGGCCGGCCTGGTGATCGCCGGGCTGGTGGCCGACGGCGAGACGATCGTCGACCGGATCTACCACCTCGATCGCGGCTACGAGCGGATGGAAGACAAGCTCGTGGCGCTCGGCGCGCGCATCGAGCGACTGAAATGA
- the hisG gene encoding ATP phosphoribosyltransferase: MITLALSKGRIFDETLPLLAAAGIAVDPAIIESRKLILPTGDPGLRLIIVRATDVPTYVQYGAADIGVAGRDVLLEHGGEGLYQPVDLGIARCRLSVAAPVGFDYAAAVRRGSRLRVATKYVDCARQHFAAKGVHVDLIKLYGSMELAPLVGLADAIVDLVSTGSTLRANNLIEVEKIMNISSRLIVNQASMKTRSERLEPLIAAMAAAVAGEGVVAPAAGAAK, encoded by the coding sequence GTGATCACGCTGGCCTTGTCCAAGGGACGCATCTTCGACGAGACGCTGCCGCTGCTGGCCGCGGCCGGCATCGCGGTCGACCCGGCGATCATCGAGTCGCGCAAGCTGATCCTGCCCACCGGCGACCCTGGGCTGCGCCTGATCATCGTCCGCGCGACCGACGTGCCGACCTACGTCCAGTACGGCGCGGCCGACATCGGCGTGGCCGGCCGCGACGTGCTGCTCGAGCACGGCGGCGAGGGGCTCTACCAGCCGGTCGACCTGGGCATCGCCCGCTGCCGGCTCAGCGTGGCCGCGCCGGTGGGCTTCGACTACGCGGCGGCCGTGCGGCGCGGCTCGCGGCTGCGCGTGGCGACCAAGTACGTCGACTGCGCCCGCCAGCACTTCGCGGCCAAGGGCGTGCACGTAGACCTGATCAAGCTCTACGGCTCGATGGAGCTCGCGCCGCTGGTGGGCCTGGCCGACGCGATCGTCGACCTGGTCAGCACCGGCAGCACGCTGCGCGCCAACAACCTGATCGAGGTCGAGAAGATCATGAACATCTCGTCGCGCCTGATCGTGAACCAGGCCTCGATGAAGACCCGCTCCGAGCGGCTCGAGCCGCTGATCGCGGCGATGGCCGCGGCGGTGGCGGGCGAGGGCGTGGTCGCCCCCGCCGCGGGAGCCGCGAAATGA
- the hisD gene encoding histidinol dehydrogenase has translation MSEAAIKAAAIRRLDSADEGFLEALDALLAWEASQDAAIERAVADILADVRRRGDEAVLEYTRRFDRVGAASMAELEIGQAELQAALDGLEPGIRGALEAAAGRVRAYHERQLAESWSYTEADGTRLGQAVRPLDRAGLYVPGGKAAYPSSVLMNAIPAKVAGVGELIMVVPTPDGVRNPLVLAAARIAGVDRVFAIGGAQAVGALAYGTATIPRVDKIVGPGNAYVAEAKRRVFGTVGIDMIAGPSEILVICDGKTDPDWIAMDLFSQAEHDEMAQAILLTPDAGFVEKVAQSIDRLLPAMPRAAVIARSLADRGALVRVRDLDEACEIANRIAPEHLEISTDNPQRWADRIRHAGAIFMGRYASESLGDYCAGPNHVLPTMRTARFSSPLGVYDFQKRSSLIEVSAEGAQALGRIASALAHGEGLQAHARSAELRLQSGGGAPDR, from the coding sequence ATGAGCGAGGCCGCGATCAAGGCCGCCGCGATCCGCCGGCTCGACAGCGCCGACGAAGGCTTCCTCGAGGCGCTCGACGCGCTGCTCGCCTGGGAGGCGTCGCAGGACGCCGCGATCGAGCGGGCGGTCGCCGACATCCTGGCCGACGTGCGCCGGCGCGGAGACGAGGCGGTGCTCGAGTACACGCGCCGCTTCGACCGGGTCGGAGCCGCGTCGATGGCCGAGCTCGAGATCGGGCAGGCCGAGCTGCAGGCCGCGCTCGACGGGCTCGAGCCGGGCATCCGCGGGGCGCTCGAGGCCGCGGCCGGGCGGGTTCGCGCCTACCACGAGCGCCAGCTGGCGGAGTCCTGGTCGTACACCGAGGCCGACGGCACCCGGCTCGGCCAGGCGGTGCGCCCGCTCGACCGGGCGGGCCTGTACGTGCCGGGCGGCAAGGCCGCCTACCCGTCGTCGGTGCTGATGAACGCGATCCCGGCCAAGGTCGCCGGCGTGGGCGAACTGATCATGGTCGTGCCCACGCCCGACGGCGTGCGCAATCCGCTGGTGCTGGCCGCCGCCCGCATCGCCGGCGTCGACCGGGTCTTCGCGATCGGCGGCGCCCAGGCGGTCGGCGCGCTCGCGTACGGTACCGCCACGATCCCTCGGGTCGACAAGATCGTCGGCCCGGGCAACGCCTACGTGGCCGAGGCCAAGCGGCGGGTCTTCGGCACGGTGGGCATCGACATGATCGCCGGCCCGTCCGAGATCCTCGTGATCTGCGACGGCAAGACCGATCCCGACTGGATCGCGATGGACCTTTTCTCGCAGGCCGAGCACGACGAGATGGCGCAGGCGATCCTGCTCACTCCCGACGCCGGCTTCGTCGAGAAGGTCGCGCAGTCGATCGATCGGCTGCTTCCGGCCATGCCTCGCGCGGCGGTGATCGCGAGGTCGCTGGCCGATCGCGGCGCGCTGGTCCGGGTCCGGGACCTCGACGAGGCCTGCGAGATCGCCAACCGGATCGCGCCCGAGCACCTCGAGATCTCCACCGATAACCCGCAGCGCTGGGCCGACCGGATCCGCCACGCCGGCGCGATCTTCATGGGGCGCTACGCGTCCGAGTCGCTCGGCGATTACTGCGCCGGTCCGAACCACGTGCTGCCCACGATGCGCACCGCGCGCTTCTCGTCGCCGCTCGGGGTCTACGACTTCCAGAAGCGCTCGAGCCTGATCGAAGTGTCCGCCGAAGGAGCGCAGGCGCTGGGCCGGATCGCATCGGCCCTCGCGCACGGCGAGGGGCTGCAGGCGCACGCGCGCAGCGCCGAGCTGAGGCTGCAATCCGGGGGCGGGGCGCCCGACCGGTAG